In Pseudobacter ginsenosidimutans, the following are encoded in one genomic region:
- a CDS encoding decaprenyl-phosphate phosphoribosyltransferase yields MRDYIKLLRPKDWAKNLFLFVPSFFAGKLFNLHKFELLIGGFIAFSFLASSIYILNDYRDIEADRKHPTKCKRPLAAGSVSKPTALIICFLLLAAGLLISYLLDSSGKFLFVTSLYYLLNIGYCFGLKNVSILDMIIVAIGFVLRVKGGSVLAEVDLSQWLTIMTFLLAIFMAIAKRRDDVMLKTSTGQEMRKVIKGYNLDFLNTMLGLICAILIVTYINYTVSSAVLYSQFGHRIYYTALFVIAGIMRYLQITFVLNKAGSPTEILYKDRFIQVTLLLWIASFFFILYMKDVTIFDK; encoded by the coding sequence ATGCGTGATTATATTAAATTGTTGCGGCCTAAGGATTGGGCCAAGAATCTTTTCCTGTTCGTACCTTCTTTTTTTGCAGGTAAGTTGTTCAACCTGCACAAATTTGAATTACTGATAGGTGGTTTTATTGCATTCAGTTTTCTCGCAAGCAGCATCTATATCCTTAACGATTACCGGGATATTGAAGCGGACCGCAAACATCCAACCAAGTGTAAACGCCCGCTGGCTGCAGGTTCTGTGAGCAAGCCCACAGCGCTCATTATCTGTTTCCTGCTTCTGGCGGCAGGCTTGCTGATCAGTTATCTGCTGGACAGCAGCGGCAAATTCCTCTTCGTTACTTCCCTTTATTATCTACTGAATATCGGCTACTGTTTCGGGCTTAAGAATGTGAGTATCCTCGATATGATCATCGTGGCCATCGGCTTTGTGCTGCGCGTGAAAGGAGGTTCCGTACTGGCAGAAGTTGACCTGAGCCAGTGGCTTACCATCATGACCTTCCTCCTGGCCATTTTTATGGCTATAGCGAAAAGAAGGGACGATGTAATGCTGAAAACAAGCACCGGACAGGAAATGAGGAAAGTGATCAAAGGCTATAACCTGGACTTCCTGAACACCATGCTGGGCCTGATCTGCGCCATATTAATAGTGACATATATCAATTATACGGTAAGCTCTGCCGTGCTTTACAGCCAGTTTGGCCACCGTATCTATTATACCGCCCTTTTTGTGATTGCAGGAATTATGCGATATTTGCAAATCACCTTCGTCCTGAACAAGGCCGGCTCACCTACCGAGATCCTGTACAAAGACCGATTTATCCAGGTTACCCTCCTCTTATGGATTGCCAGTTTCTTTTTCATATTGTACATGAAAGATGTAACGATTTTTGACAAATAA
- a CDS encoding FAD-binding oxidoreductase: MKKVIANWGNYPAMESDERLFSYDDQLQDIIRNSPHFIPRGNGRCYGDASLAGETINTIKYDKILSFDSENGVFECQSGLTLDQILEVIVPKGWFLPVTPGTKFITIGGAVGSDVHGKNHHVDGTFGQHIIDMDIILADGSLVTCSPSQLPDLFEATCGGMGLTGMITRVKFQLKKIPSSYISQKQIKAANLEELIRLFEEYKHYTYSMAWIDCLQKGNSFGRGIMTIGEFAKPEELNEKQRKAPLALPKKKAITIPFNFPSWSLNTFTVKAFNFLYYNKNVKKEISSVTTYEPFFYPLDALLHWNRCYGKKGFVQYQFVLPLEAKEGLIDILRRIGARGMGSFLVVLKVFGKQENSLISFPFEGYTLALDFPVRKGLFEFLDELDQVVLKYGGRLYMSKDARMKPSMLEAGYPRLQEFKSIVQKYNPDGKIRSIQSDRLELTK; this comes from the coding sequence ATGAAAAAAGTGATCGCCAACTGGGGCAATTACCCAGCTATGGAAAGCGATGAACGGCTGTTCTCTTACGATGATCAGTTACAGGACATCATTCGAAACAGCCCGCATTTCATCCCCCGTGGAAACGGACGTTGCTATGGCGACGCCTCCCTCGCCGGTGAAACCATCAATACCATCAAATACGATAAGATTCTTTCCTTCGATTCGGAGAACGGTGTATTCGAGTGCCAGAGCGGTCTCACATTAGATCAGATTCTGGAAGTGATCGTGCCCAAAGGATGGTTCCTCCCCGTTACGCCCGGCACCAAGTTCATTACTATCGGCGGCGCTGTGGGCAGTGATGTACATGGAAAGAACCACCATGTGGATGGCACTTTCGGCCAACATATCATCGATATGGATATCATCCTCGCTGATGGCTCACTGGTTACCTGCTCCCCTTCACAACTGCCGGATCTTTTTGAAGCCACCTGCGGTGGAATGGGGCTAACAGGAATGATCACACGAGTTAAATTCCAATTAAAAAAGATCCCTTCTTCCTATATCAGTCAAAAACAGATCAAGGCGGCCAACCTGGAAGAGCTGATCCGCTTGTTTGAAGAGTACAAGCATTACACCTACTCCATGGCCTGGATCGATTGTCTGCAAAAAGGCAATAGTTTTGGTCGTGGTATCATGACTATCGGTGAATTCGCAAAGCCTGAAGAGCTGAACGAAAAACAGCGCAAAGCCCCGCTGGCGCTGCCTAAGAAGAAAGCCATCACCATACCATTCAATTTTCCTTCCTGGAGTTTGAACACTTTCACCGTAAAGGCTTTCAATTTTCTTTATTACAATAAAAATGTAAAAAAGGAAATCAGTTCCGTAACCACTTACGAGCCTTTCTTCTATCCGCTGGATGCACTATTGCACTGGAACCGTTGCTATGGGAAGAAAGGATTTGTGCAATACCAGTTCGTGTTGCCGCTGGAAGCCAAAGAAGGATTGATCGATATTCTCCGCCGCATCGGCGCCAGGGGAATGGGCTCTTTCCTGGTAGTGCTGAAAGTTTTTGGTAAACAGGAGAACAGCCTTATTTCATTTCCATTCGAAGGATATACACTGGCCCTGGACTTCCCCGTGCGTAAAGGATTGTTCGAATTCCTGGATGAACTGGACCAGGTGGTACTCAAATATGGCGGCAGGCTATACATGAGTAAAGACGCCAGGATGAAGCCGTCCATGCTGGAAGCCGGGTATCCGAGATTGCAGGAATTCAAATCGATCGTTCAGAAATATAACCCTGACGGAAAGATCCGTTCCATCCAGTCAGACAGACTGGAGCTTACAAAGTAA
- a CDS encoding SDR family oxidoreductase — protein sequence MPTVLILGAASDMAVAIAKKYASKGFNVQLAARNTGRLQALQSDIAIRYNVQCSLHEFDALNFESHQSFFYNLDHKPEITICVFGYLGDNEIARANWNESAKIINTNYTGAVSILNVVSNFYAAQKSGTIVGISSVAGERGRQSNYMYGSAKAGFTAYLSGLRNRMFHENVHVASVQPGFVYTAMTANMKLPPLLTAKPEDVANTVFNAAAKKKNVVYVKWFWRWIMLIIKSVPEFMFKKLKL from the coding sequence ATGCCTACCGTTCTAATTCTTGGCGCTGCTTCCGATATGGCTGTGGCAATAGCAAAGAAATACGCCTCCAAAGGATTCAATGTGCAACTGGCCGCCCGTAATACCGGCCGCCTGCAGGCACTGCAATCGGATATTGCTATCCGTTATAATGTACAATGCAGCCTGCACGAATTCGATGCATTGAATTTTGAAAGTCACCAGTCTTTTTTCTACAATCTTGACCACAAGCCTGAAATAACTATTTGTGTTTTTGGCTATCTGGGAGATAATGAGATTGCCCGGGCCAACTGGAATGAATCAGCGAAGATCATCAACACCAACTATACCGGGGCCGTGAGCATTCTTAATGTGGTCAGCAATTTTTATGCTGCACAGAAAAGCGGCACCATCGTGGGGATCAGCTCCGTGGCCGGCGAGCGCGGCAGGCAGAGTAATTACATGTACGGCAGTGCCAAAGCAGGTTTTACAGCCTATTTGTCTGGTTTGCGAAACCGGATGTTCCATGAAAACGTACATGTAGCAAGCGTACAACCAGGATTCGTGTACACGGCTATGACTGCGAATATGAAACTGCCGCCATTGCTGACAGCAAAACCGGAAGATGTGGCCAATACAGTTTTCAATGCTGCAGCCAAAAAGAAGAATGTGGTGTATGTAAAATGGTTCTGGCGCTGGATCATGCTGATCATCAAATCGGTTCCGGAATTCATGTTCAAAAAATTAAAATTGTGA
- a CDS encoding HAD-IB family hydrolase → MSRRIAFFDFDGTITTKDTMLKMIRYTFGPWKFMIGFMLNSPFIVAYKLGLISNHVAKQQVLRFFFGKLSTEKFNALCREYAEEAIPLVVRAKAMKEIELLKLNGAAVIVVSASPENWLQPWCHANGLQLLATRMQVSNGRITGRIEGLNCHGVEKVRRIREAFDLAQFDHVYCYGDTNGDKPMLELATVSFFKPFR, encoded by the coding sequence GTGAGCAGAAGGATCGCCTTTTTCGATTTCGATGGCACCATCACTACAAAGGATACCATGCTCAAAATGATCCGGTATACCTTCGGGCCCTGGAAATTCATGATCGGCTTTATGCTGAACAGCCCGTTCATTGTGGCATACAAGCTGGGCCTGATCAGTAATCATGTGGCCAAGCAACAGGTGTTGCGTTTCTTCTTTGGAAAGTTGAGCACAGAAAAATTCAATGCACTTTGCCGTGAATATGCGGAGGAAGCCATTCCATTGGTTGTGAGAGCAAAGGCAATGAAAGAAATAGAATTATTGAAATTGAATGGCGCTGCGGTGATAGTGGTATCGGCCTCACCGGAGAACTGGCTGCAGCCCTGGTGCCATGCCAATGGTTTGCAATTGCTGGCCACGCGCATGCAGGTAAGCAATGGACGGATCACCGGAAGAATAGAAGGACTGAATTGTCATGGTGTAGAAAAAGTGCGCCGCATCCGCGAAGCATTCGATCTTGCTCAATTTGATCATGTATACTGTTACGGAGACACAAACGGTGACAAGCCCATGCTGGAACTTGCCACCGTATCATTTTTTAAACCATTCCGTTAG
- a CDS encoding PKD domain-containing protein gives MKNLLAILCLLVTATASAQLTARTIKKTGSNEDIAFYEFKPLNYDPAVKYPMIVFLHGYGERGNGTTTLSRVLEQGLPRNIRDGHNMTFTWNGKTETFIVLMPQLNENYYSFWQNFIIDEMIKYGKANFSVDTDRIFLTGLSMGGGGTWAYCGASESNGRQFAAIATSCGACQSTDWCNIAKADLPMWSFHANDDNSAAPVSCTIGSITNIRNNCSPKVDPIMTIWPTGGHGIWGRVYDVTHNNQNPNLYEWFLGQNKSLPVNRRPVANAGPDATISTARPQVNLSAVYSKDEDGKLVKYFWRKVSGPSVGTIMTPESADGLTRVVNLTSAGTYVYELKAVDDRADWSVDQVTITVVNGTAPNIPPVTEAGPDQEVLIAEADLNGGSSYDPDGTVVSYRWNKIEGPAVYSLSDANASAPKISNLLIGDYKFELTTTDNLGATTKDTVVVKSNSIVLPIKLKAFTAYPSGTGTQLNWTTSEETGDEQFKIEASDDGKKFATVYSTRSAGKVPQQTYSWFHVNGQSYYRLKIVSAGKPMYSKIVPIHRDKLSVNTEFFPNPVQQTLWVSVNNQERGRLTVRILSMDGRLIKQSQYAKQQDQLMADIDTRDINTGIYLVAITGENGWREVRKIVKK, from the coding sequence ATGAAGAATTTACTAGCAATCCTGTGCCTGCTGGTGACTGCCACAGCCAGCGCGCAACTGACAGCCAGAACCATCAAGAAAACAGGCAGCAATGAAGACATCGCTTTCTATGAGTTCAAACCGCTGAACTATGATCCGGCTGTCAAATACCCGATGATCGTTTTCCTCCACGGATATGGTGAGCGCGGGAATGGTACAACCACTTTGTCACGTGTGCTTGAGCAAGGCCTGCCAAGGAATATCCGCGACGGGCATAACATGACCTTCACCTGGAATGGCAAGACCGAAACCTTTATCGTTCTGATGCCACAATTGAATGAGAACTATTACAGCTTCTGGCAGAATTTCATCATCGATGAAATGATCAAATACGGCAAAGCCAATTTCAGTGTTGATACCGATCGCATCTTCCTCACCGGCCTCAGTATGGGCGGCGGCGGAACCTGGGCATATTGCGGAGCATCGGAATCCAACGGACGACAATTTGCCGCTATCGCCACCAGTTGCGGTGCCTGCCAGAGTACCGACTGGTGCAATATCGCCAAAGCAGACCTGCCCATGTGGAGCTTCCATGCAAATGACGATAACAGTGCTGCTCCTGTCAGCTGTACTATCGGCAGCATCACCAATATCCGCAACAATTGTAGTCCGAAAGTGGACCCTATCATGACCATCTGGCCTACCGGCGGTCATGGTATCTGGGGCCGCGTATATGACGTGACCCACAATAACCAGAACCCTAATCTGTATGAATGGTTCCTGGGACAAAATAAATCGCTGCCTGTCAACCGCAGGCCTGTCGCCAATGCCGGGCCGGATGCAACCATCTCCACTGCCAGGCCCCAGGTAAATCTCAGCGCCGTGTATTCAAAGGATGAAGACGGAAAACTGGTGAAATACTTTTGGCGCAAAGTATCAGGCCCTTCTGTAGGAACCATCATGACACCAGAATCCGCCGATGGCCTCACGCGGGTAGTGAACCTCACTTCAGCCGGTACTTATGTATACGAATTGAAAGCTGTTGACGATCGCGCAGACTGGTCAGTAGATCAGGTAACCATCACCGTGGTGAATGGCACCGCTCCGAATATTCCTCCCGTTACCGAAGCCGGCCCAGACCAGGAAGTATTGATCGCCGAAGCAGATCTTAATGGAGGCAGCTCTTATGATCCGGATGGCACCGTGGTGAGCTATCGCTGGAATAAGATCGAGGGCCCTGCTGTATACTCTCTCTCAGACGCCAATGCTTCAGCGCCTAAGATCTCCAACCTGCTGATCGGAGATTATAAATTTGAACTGACCACAACCGATAACCTGGGCGCCACCACCAAAGACACTGTTGTGGTGAAGTCCAACTCCATTGTATTGCCCATTAAACTGAAAGCCTTTACTGCTTACCCAAGTGGAACAGGCACACAGCTTAACTGGACCACCTCCGAAGAAACCGGCGATGAACAATTCAAGATCGAAGCAAGTGATGATGGAAAAAAATTCGCCACTGTATATTCCACGCGCAGCGCAGGAAAAGTTCCGCAACAAACCTATAGCTGGTTCCATGTGAACGGACAATCATACTACCGGCTGAAAATAGTCTCGGCAGGTAAGCCAATGTATTCAAAGATCGTTCCCATACACAGGGATAAGTTAAGCGTGAATACTGAATTCTTCCCTAACCCCGTACAACAAACGCTTTGGGTATCCGTGAACAACCAGGAACGCGGCAGGCTCACTGTAAGGATACTGAGCATGGATGGAAGACTGATCAAACAATCACAATACGCCAAACAGCAGGACCAGCTGATGGCCGATATTGATACCCGCGACATCAACACTGGCATTTACCTGGTGGCCATTACCGGGGAAAATGGATGGCGCGAAGTAAGAAAGATCGTTAAGAAGTAG
- a CDS encoding DUF4136 domain-containing protein yields MKNFILTIGIAASSMLVLAGCTKDPLDNMSEEESRIYITNHDSTAAFSSYSTFSVADSVAVIDNNKLSEKSLSDVDAAFIAAVKKQLQDRGYTLVAKDADPDLGININRIYNTYSGIVSYPDYWGGYPGIWDPWYWGYPGYGYYWPGFYGVYSIKEGALSIDALDLKNADKDNKIHGVWNGLIRGSGIFRPGAGDSQIKALFDQSPYFKRS; encoded by the coding sequence ATGAAAAATTTCATCTTAACCATTGGAATAGCGGCTTCGTCCATGCTTGTTCTGGCTGGATGTACCAAAGACCCGCTCGATAACATGTCAGAGGAAGAAAGCAGGATCTATATCACCAATCACGATAGTACCGCTGCCTTTTCTTCTTATTCAACATTCAGTGTGGCCGACTCTGTGGCCGTGATCGATAATAATAAACTGTCCGAGAAATCATTGTCGGATGTAGATGCGGCGTTCATCGCAGCTGTTAAGAAACAATTGCAGGACAGAGGCTATACGCTCGTAGCCAAAGATGCGGACCCTGATCTGGGTATCAATATCAACCGCATTTACAATACCTATTCCGGTATTGTTAGTTATCCTGACTATTGGGGTGGGTATCCCGGCATCTGGGATCCCTGGTACTGGGGCTATCCTGGTTACGGTTATTACTGGCCTGGCTTCTATGGAGTATACTCCATTAAGGAAGGAGCACTCTCCATCGATGCACTTGACCTGAAGAATGCGGACAAAGACAATAAGATCCACGGTGTGTGGAATGGTTTGATCCGTGGTTCCGGCATCTTCCGTCCGGGTGCAGGCGATAGCCAGATCAAAGCCCTTTTCGATCAGTCACCTTACTTCAAAAGAAGCTAA
- a CDS encoding outer membrane beta-barrel protein, which yields MKKISIIASMIAGALLVTLLPHQSQAQQGVTKLNIGYNIASPLGSFKDEVNKTSFRGWTANVLYGVTDKISVGLGTGYQDFYQKYPRANYKLVEGGDISAVVSNSIQVVPILATGQYNFLPEGPVQPYAGVGVGGNLVFYRQFLGEFSSSKTKFGFAVRPEAGVYIPFGRNSRSGITVNANYNYMPFNYNGVKQLSNWGGGVGVKFPLE from the coding sequence ATGAAAAAGATCAGCATTATTGCTTCGATGATAGCCGGTGCACTGCTCGTTACCCTGTTGCCTCATCAAAGCCAGGCACAGCAAGGTGTCACCAAATTGAATATCGGCTACAATATCGCTTCTCCGCTGGGCTCATTTAAAGATGAGGTGAACAAAACCTCTTTCCGCGGATGGACAGCCAACGTACTGTATGGCGTAACCGATAAGATCTCTGTAGGTCTGGGAACCGGTTACCAGGACTTCTACCAGAAATATCCCCGCGCCAATTACAAGCTGGTGGAAGGTGGCGATATCTCTGCTGTAGTGAGTAATTCCATTCAGGTAGTACCGATCCTGGCAACAGGTCAGTACAACTTCCTTCCTGAAGGACCCGTTCAGCCCTATGCAGGTGTTGGAGTAGGAGGTAACCTGGTATTCTATCGCCAGTTCCTGGGAGAATTCTCCAGCAGCAAAACCAAATTCGGATTTGCTGTAAGACCTGAAGCAGGTGTGTATATTCCATTTGGAAGGAATAGTCGATCAGGCATCACCGTTAATGCGAACTATAATTATATGCCATTCAATTATAATGGCGTGAAGCAGTTGAGTAACTGGGGCGGTGGAGTTGGTGTGAAGTTTCCATTAGAGTAG
- a CDS encoding T9SS type A sorting domain-containing protein: protein MFAIASLCFCLQVQAQSWDKMTEGHDRNDILMADDLKGWNVGANGVIAYTINGGVRWNYQPSGTYETLNRIWRFNDNDIWVAGNNGTILHWNGQAWSTQTSGVTTNLTAIWGTDPSHIWVAGANGLILFWNGSSWATQTSGTTVRLTGISGTDASNVWVSGESGTILKWDGSSWTPQSSGTGNHLNDIWAFDNDHLWAVGISGTVLKFDGTSWSRQSANAAGVIMRVTGTSATNVWLVIQEGGVIQYNGTFWISRNAIAGLSSVSVIAANKVWIAAANGMVLKYSGSGFSIQTESLGDNTIAIWGTSSTNIWVANQTDVLQKWDGTSWTRYNTPFLGKYKSLWGYSNTEFYGASHTGNIILKSFDWVGMNLFTMHNLNCVWGLNQTFVWAVGDNGTVRKRAVPYWDAYYAGPDHLYKIWGTDGNNIWTVGANGGIYKLTGTTFTREASGVSQQLNAIHGTDANNVWVAGKAGTILHWDGSTWTQIVSGTTVDLADIFVNATNDVLVVGTGGTIRRWNGSIWQTEVSNTNKNLTGITKLDGTTYIIGEKGLVMTYSSATLPLRLTAFTGYRNKSSNRIEWKTADESNTSLFSVERSSDGRSYSAIASIPAKGQGNGIYSYDDHFPGTGSATLYYRLQMIDKDGAFTYSKVIVLKTPANERIIAYPNPVKDIVTIALPDRQLLNTSAILTDVNGRRVREITITRQHQLIEMGGLSAGLYMLRFSNGKTIGLQKQ, encoded by the coding sequence ATGTTTGCCATTGCATCGCTGTGCTTTTGTTTGCAGGTGCAGGCTCAGTCATGGGATAAAATGACAGAAGGCCACGACCGGAATGATATCCTGATGGCAGATGATCTGAAAGGATGGAATGTTGGCGCCAATGGTGTGATTGCCTATACCATTAATGGTGGCGTAAGGTGGAACTACCAGCCATCAGGCACGTATGAAACCCTGAACCGGATCTGGAGATTCAATGACAATGATATCTGGGTAGCAGGTAACAATGGCACTATCCTCCACTGGAACGGACAGGCATGGAGTACGCAAACATCCGGCGTTACCACCAATCTCACTGCTATCTGGGGTACAGATCCCAGTCATATCTGGGTGGCGGGCGCGAATGGTCTGATTCTTTTCTGGAATGGCAGCAGCTGGGCAACGCAAACATCGGGAACAACTGTTCGTCTCACTGGTATCTCCGGAACCGATGCCAGTAATGTTTGGGTATCCGGAGAGTCCGGCACCATCCTCAAATGGGACGGTAGCAGCTGGACGCCGCAATCTTCGGGCACGGGCAATCACCTCAATGATATATGGGCATTCGATAATGATCATTTATGGGCAGTGGGTATATCAGGCACGGTATTGAAGTTCGATGGTACTTCATGGTCCCGCCAATCAGCCAATGCTGCCGGTGTGATTATGCGTGTAACTGGAACTTCCGCTACCAATGTATGGCTTGTAATTCAGGAAGGTGGCGTAATTCAATATAACGGAACTTTCTGGATAAGCCGTAATGCGATTGCCGGATTGAGTAGTGTATCCGTAATTGCTGCCAACAAAGTTTGGATCGCCGCTGCCAATGGCATGGTGCTCAAGTATAGCGGATCAGGCTTTTCCATTCAAACAGAATCATTGGGTGATAATACCATCGCCATCTGGGGTACCAGTTCCACTAATATATGGGTTGCCAATCAAACTGACGTTCTTCAGAAATGGGATGGAACTTCCTGGACCAGGTATAATACTCCGTTTCTGGGTAAATATAAAAGCCTCTGGGGCTATAGTAATACTGAGTTCTACGGCGCTTCCCATACCGGCAATATTATTTTGAAAAGTTTTGATTGGGTAGGCATGAATTTGTTCACCATGCATAATCTCAATTGTGTATGGGGATTGAATCAAACCTTTGTTTGGGCTGTGGGTGATAATGGTACGGTCAGAAAACGTGCAGTTCCTTACTGGGATGCCTATTATGCAGGCCCCGATCATTTGTATAAGATCTGGGGCACAGATGGGAACAATATTTGGACGGTTGGCGCCAATGGTGGTATCTACAAGTTGACTGGAACAACTTTTACAAGAGAGGCTTCAGGAGTAAGCCAGCAACTGAATGCCATTCACGGAACAGATGCCAATAATGTTTGGGTAGCAGGAAAAGCCGGCACCATCCTGCATTGGGATGGCAGCACCTGGACGCAAATTGTTTCCGGTACAACCGTTGATCTCGCTGATATTTTCGTGAATGCTACAAATGATGTGCTGGTAGTAGGTACTGGCGGCACCATACGTCGTTGGAATGGCAGCATTTGGCAAACAGAAGTATCCAACACCAACAAAAACCTGACGGGCATTACCAAACTGGATGGCACAACCTATATCATTGGTGAAAAAGGATTGGTGATGACCTACTCCTCTGCTACGCTCCCGCTTCGTTTAACTGCATTCACCGGTTACAGGAATAAGAGCAGTAACCGGATTGAATGGAAAACAGCGGATGAATCCAATACCAGCTTATTCTCCGTTGAAAGAAGTTCAGATGGCAGGAGCTATTCGGCAATCGCTTCCATTCCTGCCAAGGGGCAGGGGAACGGAATATATTCTTATGATGATCATTTCCCGGGTACAGGCAGCGCTACACTTTACTATCGGTTACAAATGATCGATAAGGACGGCGCCTTCACTTACAGCAAAGTGATTGTATTGAAAACCCCGGCAAATGAAAGGATCATTGCTTATCCTAATCCGGTGAAGGATATCGTTACCATTGCCTTGCCAGATCGGCAACTGCTCAATACCAGCGCAATATTAACGGATGTCAATGGCAGGAGGGTAAGAGAAATTACCATCACGCGTCAGCATCAGTTGATCGAAATGGGTGGGCTGTCTGCCGGGTTGTATATGCTCCGGTTTAGTAATGGCAAAACCATCGGCTTGCAAAAACAGTAA
- a CDS encoding YqgE/AlgH family protein, giving the protein MIVPGPGTLLIAEPFLKDPNFMRTVVFLCDHQEEGSFGFVINKTFNHTLDELMNDLEELKLPVYYGGPVQMDTIHFLHQYPELIPGSFQVMDGIYWGGDFETAISLIKEGSLDLNKIRFFIGYSGWGNGQLNDELKEKSWLTAQATRKLVFHKKIEEIWKDALKELGGDYEMMANYPTDPQLN; this is encoded by the coding sequence ATGATAGTTCCCGGTCCAGGTACGTTGTTGATAGCAGAGCCCTTTCTCAAGGATCCCAATTTTATGAGAACAGTGGTTTTTTTGTGCGATCACCAGGAAGAAGGCAGTTTTGGTTTCGTGATCAATAAGACCTTCAATCATACACTTGACGAGCTGATGAACGATCTGGAAGAACTCAAGCTCCCCGTTTATTATGGCGGTCCGGTTCAGATGGACACTATTCATTTCCTTCATCAATACCCTGAATTGATCCCTGGCAGCTTCCAGGTAATGGATGGCATTTACTGGGGTGGAGATTTTGAAACAGCCATTTCCCTCATCAAAGAAGGCTCTCTCGATCTCAACAAGATCCGTTTCTTCATCGGTTATTCCGGCTGGGGTAATGGCCAGCTCAATGATGAGCTGAAGGAAAAATCCTGGCTCACTGCACAGGCTACCCGCAAACTTGTATTCCACAAAAAAATAGAAGAAATCTGGAAAGACGCCCTGAAAGAACTGGGCGGCGACTACGAGATGATGGCCAACTACCCAACAGATCCTCAGCTGAATTAA